The following are from one region of the Nymphaea colorata isolate Beijing-Zhang1983 chromosome 7, ASM883128v2, whole genome shotgun sequence genome:
- the LOC116257804 gene encoding uncharacterized protein LOC116257804 isoform X1, whose product MAPTTMLSGRAAVLLDDWALSFLPIPFTRSRASPAKKLFFVCSILPPSLTGPYRFSSASCYRSSQFSYRSRSGMARTAMDETTDSGAFNRSPSTFRNFISRDKSSQFPAEPGRYHLYISYACPWASRCLSFLKLKKLEKAISFSVVKSKFERTKESDEHMGWVFPTSGSEEPGAEPDPLNGAKSIRELYEIASSNYGGKFTVPVLWDKKLGTIVNNESSEIIRMLNTEFNEFAENATLDLYPSHLQPKIEEVNKWVYDAINNGVYKCGFAKKQGPYEEAVETLYTALNKCEDILSKQRYICGDTLTEADIRLFVTLIRFDEVYVVHFKCNKKVLREYPNLFNYTKDIFQISGMKETVNMGHIKRHYYGSHPSINPFGIIPVGPNVDYSAPHDRDRFPC is encoded by the exons ATGGCCCCCACCACCATGTTGTCAGGAAGAGCGGCAGTCCTCCTGGATGATTGGGCGTTGTCTTTTCTTCCTATCCCCTTCACCCGTTCAAGAGCCTCACCTGCCAAGAAGCTCTTTTTCGTCTGTTCAATCCTTCCTCCCTCGCTTACCGGCCCATATCGGTTCTCTTCCGCTTCTTGCTATCGCTCTTCCCAG TTCTCTTATAGAAGTAGGAGCGGAATGGCTCGGACAGCAATGGACGAGACAACAGATTCTGGTGCGTTCAACCGATCACCTTCGACATTCCGTAATTTCATTTCTAGAGACAAGTCCTCTCAGTTTCCTGCAGAACCGGGAAGATATCATCTATACATATCATATGCATGTCCATGGGCATCTAGgtgcctttcttttttgaagCTCAAAAAGCTTGAGAAGGCTATTAGTTTCTCG GTagtcaaatctaaatttgagaGGACTAAGGAGAGTGATGAGCATATGGGGTGGGTCTTCCCTACTTCTGGTTCTGAAGAACCAGGAGCTGAACCAGACCCTCTAAATGGGGCCAAAAGCATTAGGGAATTGTATGAGATAGCTAGCAGCAACTATGGCGGAAAGTTTACGGTACCG GTTCTTTGGGATAAGAAACTTGGAACAATTGTGAACAACGAGAGTTCAGAGATAATAAGAATGTTAAACACTGAATTCAATGAATTTGCTGAAAATGCTACTCTTGACCTCTATCCTTCTCATTTGCAACCCAAGATTGAAGAGGTCAACAAATGGGTGTACGATGCTATTAATAATGGGGTATACAAATGTGGTTTTGCAAAAAAACAGGGTCCTTATGAAGAG GCTGTTGAAACCTTATATACAGCACTAAATAAATGTGAGGATATTCTAAGTAAGCAGCGGTATATATGTGGAGATACTCTGACTGAAGCTGACATAAGATTGTTTGTCACTCTTATTAGGTTTGACGAG GTTTATGTTGTCCATTTCAAGTGCAATAAGAAGGTCTTACGTGAATATCCAAATCTGTTCAATTACACAAAAGATATCTTCCAGATATCAGGGATGAAGGAGACTGTGAACATGGGACACATCAAGCGCCATTACTATGGAAGTCACCCTTCAATCAATCCATTTGGAATCATCCCTGTTGGTCCCAACGTCGATTATTCTGCTCCTCATGATAGGGACAGATTTCCTTGTTAG
- the LOC116257804 gene encoding uncharacterized protein LOC116257804 isoform X2, whose amino-acid sequence MIGRCLFFLSPSPVQEPHLPRSSFSSVQSFLPRLPAHIGSLPLLAIALPRSRSGMARTAMDETTDSGAFNRSPSTFRNFISRDKSSQFPAEPGRYHLYISYACPWASRCLSFLKLKKLEKAISFSVVKSKFERTKESDEHMGWVFPTSGSEEPGAEPDPLNGAKSIRELYEIASSNYGGKFTVPVLWDKKLGTIVNNESSEIIRMLNTEFNEFAENATLDLYPSHLQPKIEEVNKWVYDAINNGVYKCGFAKKQGPYEEAVETLYTALNKCEDILSKQRYICGDTLTEADIRLFVTLIRFDEVYVVHFKCNKKVLREYPNLFNYTKDIFQISGMKETVNMGHIKRHYYGSHPSINPFGIIPVGPNVDYSAPHDRDRFPC is encoded by the exons ATGATTGGGCGTTGTCTTTTCTTCCTATCCCCTTCACCCGTTCAAGAGCCTCACCTGCCAAGAAGCTCTTTTTCGTCTGTTCAATCCTTCCTCCCTCGCTTACCGGCCCATATCGGTTCTCTTCCGCTTCTTGCTATCGCTCTTCCCAG AAGTAGGAGCGGAATGGCTCGGACAGCAATGGACGAGACAACAGATTCTGGTGCGTTCAACCGATCACCTTCGACATTCCGTAATTTCATTTCTAGAGACAAGTCCTCTCAGTTTCCTGCAGAACCGGGAAGATATCATCTATACATATCATATGCATGTCCATGGGCATCTAGgtgcctttcttttttgaagCTCAAAAAGCTTGAGAAGGCTATTAGTTTCTCG GTagtcaaatctaaatttgagaGGACTAAGGAGAGTGATGAGCATATGGGGTGGGTCTTCCCTACTTCTGGTTCTGAAGAACCAGGAGCTGAACCAGACCCTCTAAATGGGGCCAAAAGCATTAGGGAATTGTATGAGATAGCTAGCAGCAACTATGGCGGAAAGTTTACGGTACCG GTTCTTTGGGATAAGAAACTTGGAACAATTGTGAACAACGAGAGTTCAGAGATAATAAGAATGTTAAACACTGAATTCAATGAATTTGCTGAAAATGCTACTCTTGACCTCTATCCTTCTCATTTGCAACCCAAGATTGAAGAGGTCAACAAATGGGTGTACGATGCTATTAATAATGGGGTATACAAATGTGGTTTTGCAAAAAAACAGGGTCCTTATGAAGAG GCTGTTGAAACCTTATATACAGCACTAAATAAATGTGAGGATATTCTAAGTAAGCAGCGGTATATATGTGGAGATACTCTGACTGAAGCTGACATAAGATTGTTTGTCACTCTTATTAGGTTTGACGAG GTTTATGTTGTCCATTTCAAGTGCAATAAGAAGGTCTTACGTGAATATCCAAATCTGTTCAATTACACAAAAGATATCTTCCAGATATCAGGGATGAAGGAGACTGTGAACATGGGACACATCAAGCGCCATTACTATGGAAGTCACCCTTCAATCAATCCATTTGGAATCATCCCTGTTGGTCCCAACGTCGATTATTCTGCTCCTCATGATAGGGACAGATTTCCTTGTTAG
- the LOC116257266 gene encoding loganic acid O-methyltransferase-like, whose product MGNDGIPPMMGGCGENSYFRNSTHQRQMYEGIKEFVRNAVQANFDISPRDSKVIRIADLGCSVGPNTFYAVQSIIDAMCSTPSISQLAPAVPEFQVFFNDQIGNDFNMLFNSLRLLECRYFVAGVPGSFYERIFPTASIHFFNSAVALHWLSKAPVGASNKGRIHYYGGGPSVQAAYMNQFQADMRAFLESRAKELVEGGLLSLLFVCRQENMEPNQSTDHFFTQTLEPILKELILEGKMKEEELDSFQMPMYVPTIEEFQEVVEMNGDFTIRVAKEIVDQGMILESGENINVDFEVYLQQLSRSASSASKSVLGELLRSYFGEEILEEIFERFPQQVFQYYRALGCKPSIPYGFFILQLKPRSMIT is encoded by the exons ATGGGAAACGATGGAATCCCTCCAATGATGGGTGGGTGCGGAGAGAACAGCTACTTCCGCAATTCCACTCACCAG AGGCAAATGTATGAGGGCATAAAGGAGTTTGTAAGGAATGCGGTCCAAGCAAACTTTGACATTTCTCCCAGAGACAGTAAAGTAATCCGGATTGCAGATTTGGGCTGCTCTGTGGGTCCTAACACATTTTATGCTGTTCAATCCATCATTGATGCAATGTGTTCCACTCCGAGTATTTCCCAGTTAGCTCCAGCTGTTCCAGAGTTCCAAGTCTTCTTCAATGATCAGATCGGTAATGATTTCAATATGTTATTCAACTCGCTGCGACTTCTGGAATGTCGATACTTCGTGGCAGGAGTTCCGGGATCATTTTATGAACGAATATTTCCTACCGCATCAATCCACTTTTTCAATTCAGCGGTGGCACTACACTGGCTTTCCAAGGCACCAGTTGGAGCGAGTAACAAGGGAAGGATCCACTATTATGGAGGTGGGCCTTCGGTCCAAGCAGCTTACATGAACCAATTTCAGGCTGACATGAGAGCATTTTTGGAATCCAGAGCTAAGGAACTTGTAGAAGGAGGACTTCTTTCCCTTCTGTTTGTATGTCGGCAAGAAAATATGGAGCCAAATCAGTCTACCGATCATTTTTTTACTCAAACTTTGGAGCCCATATTGAAGGAGCTTATACTTGAG GGCAAGATGAAGGAGGAAGAGTTGGATTCTTTTCAGATGCCCATGTACGTGCCTACAATTGAAGAGTTTCAGGAAGTGGTGGAAATGAACGGTGATTTCACAATCCGTGTAGCTAAAGAGATTGTTGATCAAGGGATGATATTAGAAAGTGGAGAGAACATTAATGTTGATTTTGAAGTCTATCTTCAACAATTATCTAGATCTGCTAGTTCTGCCTCAAAATCTGTACTTGGAGAGCTGCTAAGGAGCTACTTTGGTGAGGAGATCCTAgaagaaatatttgaaagaTTTCCTCAACAAGTATTCCAATATTACCGCGCTCTTGGTTGCAAGCCTTCAATTCCCTATGGCTTCTTCATTTTGCAACTAAAACCACGCAGCATGATCACTTAA